In one window of Arthrobacter pascens DNA:
- a CDS encoding RidA family protein: MNLPLPQTTKAGSALDRLRGLGLELPSLADNPYYVHHRAVDSSIHISGQLPYKDGELLGQGIVGRDVELETARELARHCVLNCLAAAVQAVGDLDRVRIVQMLVFVASGPDFALQSRVADAASGLLIEVLGENGRHARTAIGVAGLPANTPVEIQMICTAV; the protein is encoded by the coding sequence ATGAACCTGCCACTACCTCAAACCACAAAGGCGGGCTCCGCCTTGGACCGGCTCCGGGGCCTTGGCCTGGAGCTACCGAGCCTCGCGGATAACCCGTACTACGTGCACCACCGGGCGGTTGACTCCAGCATCCACATCTCGGGCCAGCTGCCGTACAAGGATGGCGAGCTGCTGGGCCAAGGGATCGTCGGCCGGGACGTTGAGCTGGAAACGGCGCGGGAGCTCGCCCGTCACTGCGTGCTGAACTGCCTCGCCGCCGCTGTGCAGGCGGTGGGCGATCTGGACCGGGTCCGGATCGTGCAGATGCTGGTCTTCGTGGCCAGTGGACCGGACTTCGCTCTGCAGTCACGGGTCGCGGACGCTGCCAGTGGCCTGCTCATCGAAGTGTTGGGTGAGAACGGGCGGCACGCCCGCACCGCGATCGGTGTCGCCGGGCTGCCAGCCAACACTCCGGTCGAGATCCAGATGATCTGTACGGCAGTTTAG
- a CDS encoding amino acid ABC transporter ATP-binding protein, with translation MSADGTILAKKIRKSFGHKTVLKDIDLEIASGEICCIIGPSGSGKSTVLRCINGLETVDSGVLKVNGEDFGYYETENAYHALPPKKLAEQRTRLGMVFQQFNLFPNMTAHENIMSGPVLVKGADKKESAKRAHELLASVGLAGFGDYYPAQLSGGQQQRVAIARSLAMDPEIMLFDEPTSALDPEKVGEVLAVMKDLAKKGMTMVVVTHEMGFAREVADSLIFMDDGYIVERGDAREILSNPKEPRTQAFLEQVL, from the coding sequence ATGAGTGCAGACGGAACCATCCTCGCCAAGAAAATCCGAAAGTCCTTCGGACACAAAACAGTCCTCAAGGACATCGATTTGGAGATCGCCAGCGGCGAGATCTGCTGCATCATCGGCCCCAGCGGCTCCGGCAAATCCACCGTCCTGCGCTGCATCAACGGCCTGGAAACAGTGGACTCCGGAGTCCTGAAAGTCAACGGTGAGGACTTCGGCTACTACGAAACCGAGAACGCCTACCACGCCCTGCCGCCCAAGAAACTCGCCGAGCAGCGCACCAGGCTCGGCATGGTCTTCCAGCAGTTCAACCTCTTTCCGAACATGACAGCGCACGAGAACATCATGTCCGGACCCGTCCTGGTCAAAGGCGCCGATAAGAAAGAATCAGCCAAACGCGCCCACGAACTGCTCGCCAGCGTCGGCCTGGCCGGGTTCGGGGACTACTACCCCGCCCAGCTCTCCGGCGGCCAGCAACAACGCGTCGCGATCGCCAGGTCCCTGGCCATGGACCCCGAGATCATGCTCTTCGACGAACCCACTTCCGCCCTGGACCCCGAAAAAGTCGGCGAAGTCCTCGCCGTCATGAAGGACCTCGCGAAGAAGGGCATGACCATGGTCGTGGTCACCCACGAAATGGGCTTCGCCCGCGAAGTGGCCGATTCCCTGATCTTCATGGACGACGGCTACATCGTCGAACGCGGCGACGCCCGCGAAATCCTCTCCAACCCCAAGGAACCCCGCACCCAGGCCTTCCTGGAACAGGTGCTCTAA
- a CDS encoding amino acid ABC transporter permease, translating to MTGKDPALKPRLKRRSTFEYVAWVVCSLIGIGILASVSTNPNFKWGVVAKYFTQETILRGLMLTIFLTVASMVLGTLLGLVLAIMRASSVKPIAATAGVYITLFRGTPVLVQLIFWFNIAALYPNLSIGIPFTDIGTAIDVNAIMGPITAALVGLTLNEAAYMAEIIRGGFSSVGKGQLEAADSLGMSASTKMRKVIIPQAMPSIIPATGNQVIGMFKETSLVSVLGVAELLQSAQLIYARTYETIPLLIVASLWYLVMTLLLSYPQAKLEEKYSRATSRLPRKAKPVVLTDPEGIAR from the coding sequence ATGACCGGCAAGGACCCGGCCCTGAAGCCCAGGCTCAAGCGGCGCAGCACCTTTGAGTACGTCGCCTGGGTGGTGTGCAGCCTGATCGGCATCGGCATCCTGGCCTCGGTTTCGACGAACCCTAACTTCAAGTGGGGCGTGGTTGCGAAGTACTTCACGCAGGAGACGATCCTTCGTGGTTTGATGCTCACGATCTTCCTCACCGTGGCGAGCATGGTCCTGGGAACTCTCCTGGGCCTGGTACTGGCGATCATGCGGGCCTCGAGCGTCAAACCGATCGCAGCGACCGCCGGGGTCTACATCACTTTGTTCCGCGGTACCCCGGTCCTGGTGCAGTTGATTTTCTGGTTCAACATCGCAGCACTTTATCCGAACCTCTCGATCGGGATCCCTTTCACCGACATCGGCACCGCCATCGACGTCAACGCGATCATGGGCCCGATTACCGCGGCGCTGGTCGGGCTGACCCTGAACGAGGCCGCGTACATGGCTGAGATCATCCGCGGCGGGTTCTCTTCGGTCGGGAAGGGCCAGCTTGAGGCTGCTGACTCCCTCGGGATGAGCGCCTCAACGAAGATGCGCAAGGTCATCATCCCCCAGGCCATGCCCTCGATCATCCCCGCGACCGGTAACCAGGTCATCGGAATGTTCAAGGAAACCTCCCTCGTGAGTGTCCTTGGTGTTGCTGAGCTGCTCCAAAGCGCCCAGCTGATCTACGCCCGCACCTACGAAACCATCCCGCTGCTGATCGTCGCCAGCCTCTGGTACCTGGTGATGACGCTGCTGCTGAGCTACCCGCAAGCCAAGCTCGAAGAGAAATACTCCCGCGCAACCTCCAGGCTTCCCCGCAAGGCCAAACCCGTTGTGCTCACCGACCCGGAAGGTATCGCCCGATGA
- a CDS encoding ABC transporter substrate-binding protein gives MKTTNKIQTAAAGLAVLLALSACGGAATSTQATDLPKTQNTRDISEGVQPDPAAVALLPQSVKDKGELTVAMDLSSPPMTFLAEDNKTPIGVNPDLARVVAKKLGLKLKFENTAFDTIIPGIDGGRYDFTATTMAATDERLKVLDMINYLKGGSAVAVPHGNPLKLTNDTLCGKNIGVAKGSTQQLKHLPNVSKWTCEDKGLPAINGVSLPSVQEALTQLDSKRIDGVFYDASALAWADAQQPNHFTVLEPRMDTRTNTTVAMALKKGSPLTPALQKAIQSLLESPEYKESLEYWGLGASAITEAAIR, from the coding sequence ATGAAGACTACAAACAAGATCCAGACGGCGGCCGCGGGGCTCGCTGTCCTGCTGGCCCTGAGCGCCTGTGGCGGGGCGGCCACCAGCACGCAGGCCACGGACCTGCCCAAGACGCAGAACACCCGTGACATTTCCGAGGGTGTCCAGCCGGACCCTGCCGCTGTGGCGCTGCTGCCGCAGTCCGTCAAGGACAAGGGTGAACTGACCGTCGCGATGGACCTCAGCTCCCCGCCGATGACCTTTCTCGCCGAGGACAACAAAACCCCCATCGGCGTGAACCCGGACCTCGCCCGCGTGGTCGCCAAAAAACTCGGGCTGAAGCTGAAGTTCGAGAACACGGCGTTTGACACGATCATTCCCGGTATCGACGGCGGCCGGTATGACTTCACCGCGACCACCATGGCAGCTACCGACGAGCGGCTCAAGGTCCTGGACATGATCAACTACCTCAAGGGCGGTTCCGCCGTGGCGGTACCCCATGGCAACCCGCTCAAGCTGACCAACGACACGCTCTGCGGTAAGAACATCGGCGTGGCCAAGGGCTCCACCCAGCAGCTCAAGCACCTGCCCAACGTCTCCAAGTGGACCTGTGAGGACAAGGGCCTGCCCGCCATCAACGGGGTGTCATTGCCCAGCGTCCAGGAGGCCCTGACGCAGCTGGACTCCAAGCGGATCGACGGGGTCTTCTACGACGCGAGTGCCCTGGCCTGGGCAGACGCGCAGCAGCCCAACCATTTCACCGTCCTGGAGCCCAGGATGGATACCCGCACGAACACCACCGTCGCCATGGCGCTGAAGAAGGGATCACCGTTGACACCGGCCCTGCAAAAAGCCATCCAGTCCCTTTTGGAATCCCCGGAATACAAGGAGTCGCTGGAGTACTGGGGCCTGGGAGCATCAGCCATCACTGAAGCCGCGATCCGCTAA
- the pdxA gene encoding 4-hydroxythreonine-4-phosphate dehydrogenase PdxA, giving the protein MKPIALTMGDPSGIGPEIVMKLMAEQGLNIPALVIGDVGVLNRAAAQSNIALEARAITLSEFCPDASYVQVLAKTELPEDLPLGKVQAQSGQAAFDYVKAGIEAALAGEVSALVTAPIHKEAMRLAGLPYPGHTEILAELSGCDDYTMMMSSDDLRVVLVTIHESLKNAIELVTTESILRSIRLAHSAMVKAGIAEPRIGVAGLNPHAGENGLMGTEELEIIEPAVEKAIAEGISASGPWPPDTVFLRARQGHFDVVVAQYHDQGLIPFKYLGLERGVNVTIGLPFVRTSVDHGTAFDIVGRGIADHRSLLVALHHAVRMTGGQ; this is encoded by the coding sequence ATGAAACCAATTGCATTGACGATGGGGGACCCCTCGGGAATCGGACCAGAGATCGTCATGAAACTGATGGCTGAGCAAGGACTGAACATCCCTGCACTTGTCATAGGTGACGTCGGCGTGCTGAACAGGGCTGCCGCGCAGAGCAACATTGCGTTGGAAGCCCGGGCCATCACCCTGTCCGAGTTCTGCCCGGATGCCAGTTACGTTCAAGTGCTCGCTAAAACGGAGTTGCCGGAAGACCTGCCCTTGGGGAAGGTTCAGGCGCAGTCGGGCCAAGCGGCCTTCGACTACGTCAAGGCAGGCATTGAGGCTGCCCTCGCGGGTGAGGTTTCCGCCCTGGTGACGGCTCCTATCCACAAGGAGGCGATGCGATTGGCGGGCCTTCCTTATCCGGGACATACCGAGATCCTGGCAGAGCTCAGCGGGTGTGATGACTACACGATGATGATGTCCAGCGACGATCTTCGCGTGGTCCTTGTGACCATCCACGAATCCTTAAAGAACGCCATTGAGCTGGTCACCACGGAGAGCATTCTGCGGTCGATACGGCTTGCCCACTCCGCCATGGTGAAGGCCGGGATCGCTGAACCACGGATCGGCGTGGCCGGCTTGAATCCGCACGCTGGCGAGAACGGTCTGATGGGCACCGAGGAATTGGAGATCATTGAGCCGGCAGTCGAGAAGGCCATCGCTGAAGGAATTTCTGCCTCCGGCCCATGGCCACCAGACACAGTGTTCCTGCGTGCACGCCAGGGCCATTTCGACGTCGTGGTGGCCCAGTACCACGACCAGGGCCTCATTCCGTTCAAATACCTCGGTCTTGAACGTGGAGTCAACGTCACCATCGGGCTGCCGTTCGTGCGGACCAGCGTGGACCATGGAACGGCCTTCGACATCGTTGGCCGTGGCATCGCCGACCACCGAAGCCTGCTGGTAGCACTTCACCATGCAGTCCGGATGACAGGCGGACAGTAA
- a CDS encoding nucleotide-binding domain containing protein: MLIVVGSLHPSSREQLGVVLGLLSSEGQRSLPAETRSKADLVGRVIEELSAYGYSALHDPFVSHSTGEADDWLASTVQELFDADAFDALILTGGQTARSVLDRLGSRQIDVLSEPEPGITLGILDHPAHVPVLIKAGGFGNPRSLIRLKNLLLELQDIEEES, from the coding sequence GTGTTGATCGTTGTGGGGAGTCTGCATCCCTCGAGCAGGGAACAGCTTGGTGTGGTCCTGGGTCTGCTTTCCTCTGAAGGGCAACGCTCCCTTCCTGCCGAGACCAGGAGCAAGGCGGACCTGGTTGGAAGAGTCATCGAAGAGCTCTCCGCCTATGGCTATTCGGCCTTGCATGACCCTTTTGTCTCCCACTCCACAGGGGAGGCCGACGACTGGCTGGCGTCAACCGTCCAGGAGCTGTTCGACGCAGACGCATTCGACGCGCTCATACTTACCGGTGGCCAGACTGCACGAAGCGTGTTGGACAGGCTCGGTTCGCGCCAGATCGACGTCCTCTCTGAGCCGGAACCAGGCATAACTCTCGGAATCCTTGACCATCCCGCACACGTGCCGGTCCTGATCAAGGCCGGTGGCTTCGGGAATCCCCGGTCGCTCATCCGGCTAAAAAACCTTTTGCTCGAACTCCAAGACATTGAGGAAGAATCATGA
- a CDS encoding LysR substrate-binding domain-containing protein yields MIWQDLPPLGTLVPFECAVRLGSVTAAAAELHLTHGAVSRQIQALERSLGLSLFERRNRAIVPTQDAVDYASQITDALNLLSSATRRVQRLRQSDSLVLSCEPTLLMRWLLPRLPALYQAVPGVDLHLSGAGGRIDLARQGVDIAVRRNDFAIPLLMDSTILTSERIGPVCSPDMASKISTIGDLSAVPLLHSATRPGAWTDWKENAPAPEFPARSETTFEHFYLSLQAAAAGVGVAIGPYALVADDLRDGRLVAPFGFVEDGSKYVFLSRDPGDTRVGLIREWFIHEMRNS; encoded by the coding sequence ATGATTTGGCAAGACTTACCGCCCTTGGGGACTTTGGTTCCCTTCGAATGTGCAGTCAGACTGGGAAGCGTCACCGCAGCAGCCGCGGAGCTGCACCTAACCCACGGCGCCGTGAGCAGGCAGATCCAGGCCCTCGAACGTTCTCTGGGTTTGAGCCTTTTTGAGCGCCGTAACCGTGCGATCGTTCCAACACAGGACGCGGTGGATTACGCGTCCCAAATAACTGACGCCCTCAATCTTCTTTCTTCAGCAACCAGACGCGTTCAGCGCCTCCGGCAGAGTGACAGCCTGGTCCTATCGTGCGAGCCCACACTCCTGATGCGATGGCTGCTTCCGCGGCTGCCGGCCCTTTATCAAGCCGTCCCAGGCGTTGATCTTCACCTCTCCGGCGCAGGCGGCAGAATTGACCTTGCCCGCCAAGGCGTTGACATCGCCGTGCGCCGCAACGACTTCGCGATACCACTCCTCATGGACAGCACGATCCTGACTTCCGAAAGAATTGGCCCGGTCTGCAGTCCCGATATGGCGAGCAAAATTTCTACAATCGGAGACCTCAGCGCCGTTCCGCTACTCCATTCGGCTACACGCCCTGGAGCCTGGACGGACTGGAAAGAAAACGCCCCAGCACCAGAATTCCCGGCCCGGAGCGAGACGACCTTTGAGCACTTCTATCTCTCACTGCAGGCCGCCGCCGCCGGTGTTGGTGTGGCCATAGGCCCCTACGCCCTGGTCGCGGACGATCTCCGCGACGGCCGTCTCGTCGCACCCTTCGGATTCGTTGAAGATGGCAGCAAGTACGTATTCCTCTCAAGAGACCCCGGCGACACCCGGGTTGGCCTCATCCGCGAATGGTTCATACACGAAATGCGCAACTCCTAA
- a CDS encoding glycoside hydrolase family 36 protein: MYDGPAARALTDNTSDPLSGIRHIGWAAGSLVLLFKASKDHPVVLSGLGGAEDAHVTGATQPIVEVIATGDGRARTTTRLTNTGVGSRLRYLEHSMHNEPGEELLAIVQADAVTGLRVTTTFIASTDVRAVRVVTTVHNDGGHPVVLEAVSSFAFGAVVNPGESTKDLLVHSGTGEQLAENRWTARPLWSQTALADFNAAFTKQPGRGSFEAVSTSTWTTGRALPTGVLENSATGRSIAWQIEHNGGWRWEVDNVREGEDSVAVILLGPEDLDHHWSEELNPGDSFTSVPVSLAVSTDGFEGAIAELTRHRRWLRRNRDADRGSLLVYNDFMNTLRGNPTTERLLPLISAAAAAGAECFCIDAGWHDDSGLADWWPTVGEWIPSVNRFPDGGLARVITAIRDAGMKVGLWLEPEVIGVQSPIATTLPDAAFLQRHGRRVVEHERHFLDLRHPAARGHLDAAFDRLVEAFDVDFFKLDYNVNVGPGTDYEAFSVGAGLLGHNRAHLAWVAGLQRKYPRVIFENCGSGAMRADFAMMELFDLQSTSDQEDFVLYPAIAAGAPVQILPEQAGNWAYPQPTMSQEEIAYTMVSGLSARLYVSGFLDKMEDEQFALVRDALTLSKSIRDDIAMSVPAWPMSLPDWYADSIALALRAPDRTFVYVWHRGAEDAELSLHLGADVRARHLVEQHPRTLAPWTAADGPDNSVILRPGQAGMTARVYEIIQD; the protein is encoded by the coding sequence ATGTACGACGGGCCCGCAGCCCGTGCGCTGACCGACAACACGTCCGACCCTTTGTCAGGCATCCGTCATATCGGCTGGGCGGCCGGCAGTCTGGTGCTGCTGTTCAAGGCTTCCAAGGATCATCCCGTGGTGTTGAGCGGCCTTGGAGGCGCGGAGGACGCCCACGTGACCGGCGCCACGCAGCCGATCGTCGAAGTGATCGCAACCGGTGATGGACGCGCGCGCACTACAACCCGCTTGACCAACACCGGTGTCGGATCGCGTCTGCGCTACCTCGAGCACAGCATGCACAATGAACCGGGCGAGGAGCTGCTGGCCATCGTCCAGGCCGACGCCGTGACCGGCCTGCGCGTGACCACAACATTCATAGCCTCCACCGACGTCCGGGCCGTGAGAGTCGTGACCACGGTTCACAATGACGGCGGACATCCGGTGGTCCTCGAAGCCGTCTCTTCCTTCGCTTTCGGCGCCGTCGTCAACCCTGGTGAATCGACCAAGGACCTGCTTGTCCATTCAGGGACCGGGGAGCAGTTGGCCGAGAACCGTTGGACCGCCCGTCCGCTGTGGAGCCAAACCGCACTCGCTGACTTCAATGCGGCATTCACCAAGCAGCCCGGCCGCGGCTCGTTTGAAGCCGTCAGCACCTCAACCTGGACTACCGGCCGGGCACTCCCGACGGGAGTGCTCGAGAATTCGGCCACGGGACGCTCGATCGCGTGGCAGATCGAACACAACGGCGGTTGGCGCTGGGAAGTCGACAACGTCCGCGAAGGCGAGGATTCGGTCGCGGTCATTCTTCTCGGACCCGAGGACCTGGACCACCACTGGTCCGAGGAACTGAACCCCGGCGACAGCTTCACCTCGGTCCCGGTATCCCTCGCCGTCTCCACGGATGGATTTGAGGGCGCCATTGCGGAGCTGACACGTCACCGCCGCTGGCTGCGACGCAACCGCGACGCCGACCGCGGCTCGCTGCTGGTCTACAACGACTTCATGAACACGCTCAGGGGCAATCCAACCACCGAACGCCTCCTGCCCCTCATCAGCGCCGCAGCCGCAGCGGGAGCCGAATGCTTCTGCATCGACGCAGGGTGGCACGATGACAGCGGCCTGGCGGACTGGTGGCCCACCGTTGGCGAATGGATCCCTTCCGTCAACAGGTTTCCCGACGGCGGACTCGCGCGGGTCATCACTGCGATCCGTGACGCCGGCATGAAGGTCGGACTCTGGCTGGAACCCGAGGTGATCGGCGTGCAGAGTCCGATCGCGACGACATTGCCGGATGCGGCGTTCCTGCAGCGACACGGCCGACGCGTCGTCGAGCACGAGCGCCACTTCCTGGACTTGCGCCACCCGGCTGCGCGCGGACACCTCGATGCCGCCTTCGACCGGCTGGTCGAAGCGTTCGACGTCGACTTCTTCAAGCTGGACTACAACGTCAATGTCGGCCCCGGTACGGACTACGAGGCATTCTCCGTCGGCGCAGGGCTCCTCGGCCACAACCGCGCTCACCTCGCCTGGGTCGCCGGGCTGCAGCGCAAGTACCCGCGCGTTATTTTTGAGAACTGCGGTTCCGGTGCCATGCGCGCGGACTTCGCCATGATGGAACTGTTCGATCTGCAGTCAACCTCCGACCAGGAGGACTTCGTCCTCTACCCGGCGATTGCCGCAGGAGCGCCCGTGCAGATATTGCCCGAGCAGGCAGGCAACTGGGCCTACCCGCAGCCAACAATGAGCCAGGAGGAGATCGCCTACACGATGGTGTCCGGCCTCAGCGCACGGCTCTATGTCTCAGGGTTCCTCGACAAGATGGAGGATGAACAGTTCGCCCTCGTGCGTGACGCCCTCACTTTGTCAAAGTCGATCCGTGACGACATCGCCATGTCCGTGCCCGCCTGGCCTATGAGCCTGCCCGACTGGTACGCCGACTCCATCGCCCTCGCTCTCAGGGCTCCGGACCGGACCTTCGTGTACGTATGGCACCGGGGCGCCGAGGATGCCGAACTGAGCCTCCACCTCGGCGCGGATGTCCGTGCCCGCCACCTCGTCGAGCAGCACCCCCGCACACTCGCGCCTTGGACCGCCGCTGACGGCCCTGACAACTCCGTTATCCTCCGTCCCGGCCAAGCCGGCATGACCGCTCGTGTCTACGAAATCATCCAGGACTGA
- a CDS encoding TIM barrel protein: MSFRLAVCAEMVYGEMPLIERVERIHEQGFEVELWDTRGRDIGSLAATGARFSSMSGYFGGSLIDPDSTSEVLASAERLIPTALELGVERMVIHPAELGDGGRAVRPINRATGQMWLTGLRTLERLAVLGERHGVTFALENLNTILDHPGIPLARAKDTLALVAAVDQPNVKMMLDLYHAQIGEGNLVELVRAALPSIGEIQVADVPGRFEPGTGEINYSAIASALRDAGYSGVVGLEAGASGGPGLEAGDTALAAFRAAFEG, translated from the coding sequence ATGAGCTTCCGCCTGGCCGTTTGCGCCGAGATGGTCTACGGCGAGATGCCCCTGATCGAACGGGTGGAGAGGATCCACGAGCAAGGCTTCGAAGTTGAGCTTTGGGACACCAGGGGAAGGGACATCGGCTCCCTCGCCGCAACAGGGGCCCGGTTCTCCTCGATGAGCGGATACTTCGGCGGCAGCCTCATCGACCCCGACAGCACCAGCGAGGTGCTGGCATCAGCGGAGCGGCTGATTCCAACGGCGCTTGAACTTGGTGTCGAGCGGATGGTGATCCACCCGGCAGAGCTCGGGGACGGAGGCCGGGCTGTCCGTCCCATCAACCGGGCCACCGGCCAGATGTGGCTGACCGGCCTGCGCACCCTTGAACGCCTGGCCGTCCTCGGCGAGAGACACGGCGTGACCTTCGCGCTGGAGAACCTGAATACGATCCTGGACCACCCGGGCATACCGCTCGCCCGGGCCAAGGACACCTTGGCGCTGGTCGCGGCAGTTGACCAACCCAACGTCAAGATGATGCTGGATCTCTACCACGCCCAGATCGGTGAGGGAAACCTAGTCGAACTCGTCAGGGCCGCACTGCCCTCCATCGGGGAGATCCAGGTAGCCGACGTCCCGGGCCGGTTCGAACCCGGCACGGGGGAGATCAATTACAGTGCCATTGCCTCTGCTTTGAGGGATGCCGGCTACAGCGGCGTCGTCGGTCTCGAGGCGGGAGCCTCCGGCGGCCCGGGCCTGGAAGCAGGGGACACCGCCCTCGCCGCCTTCCGCGCAGCCTTCGAAGGCTGA
- a CDS encoding LacI family DNA-binding transcriptional regulator, with protein sequence MTEQQRRPTLMDVAGAAGVSRALVSIVMRGAPGASESTRQKVLETARELGYRPDSRAKLLRSSRTKLLGLSFSSSQPFHTELVDAAYAEASAKGYEIALSAVANGRPETRVIEALLDFGSEALILIAPTLSNQDLSRYAREVPVVSLLRDDVGDSLDSISSDDHAGIRLAVDHLASLGHRRIVHVDGGTAVSSEQRRAAFRTEMLRHGLEPLTLPGGPHEEDGMRVGQLLQANMPSAVVAFNDRCALGIIESFRAAGIDIPSDVSVLGYDDSQFARLSYVQLSSVSQDAPLLAAAAVDRAVDRIEGNQQPARIVRTPHLVLRKTTASPSGVQATTRPAGKAELPS encoded by the coding sequence ATGACGGAACAGCAGCGTCGCCCGACCCTAATGGACGTGGCCGGTGCGGCCGGCGTCTCCCGGGCGCTGGTCTCAATCGTGATGCGCGGCGCGCCCGGGGCATCCGAATCCACCCGGCAAAAAGTCCTGGAAACGGCCCGCGAACTTGGCTACCGGCCGGACTCCCGGGCGAAGCTGCTGCGCAGCAGCCGAACCAAACTCCTGGGCCTGAGTTTCTCCAGCTCCCAGCCCTTCCATACGGAATTAGTCGACGCCGCCTACGCCGAAGCCTCGGCCAAGGGCTACGAAATAGCCCTGAGCGCCGTCGCCAATGGCCGGCCCGAGACGCGTGTCATCGAGGCGCTGCTGGATTTCGGCTCCGAAGCACTCATCCTGATCGCCCCTACGCTCAGCAATCAGGACCTGTCGCGCTATGCCCGCGAGGTGCCCGTCGTCAGCCTCCTCCGTGACGACGTCGGGGATTCCCTCGACTCTATAAGCAGTGACGACCACGCCGGCATCCGGTTGGCCGTTGACCACCTCGCCAGTCTCGGCCACCGCCGAATCGTCCACGTCGACGGCGGAACCGCCGTCTCCTCCGAGCAGCGCCGGGCAGCCTTCCGAACAGAAATGCTCCGTCACGGCCTGGAGCCCCTAACCCTCCCTGGCGGTCCACACGAAGAAGACGGCATGAGGGTCGGGCAACTCCTTCAAGCCAACATGCCCTCCGCAGTTGTGGCCTTCAATGACAGATGCGCCCTCGGCATCATAGAAAGCTTCCGGGCAGCTGGAATTGATATCCCTTCAGACGTATCCGTCCTCGGTTATGACGACAGCCAGTTCGCCCGGCTCAGCTATGTGCAACTGTCTTCAGTCAGCCAGGACGCACCGCTCCTTGCTGCCGCAGCCGTTGACCGGGCAGTAGACCGGATAGAAGGCAACCAGCAGCCAGCACGCATCGTCAGAACACCTCACCTAGTCCTCCGCAAAACAACGGCCAGCCCATCCGGCGTCCAAGCCACCACGAGACCCGCTGGAAAAGCAGAGCTGCCGAGTTAG